The following are from one region of the Oryzias melastigma strain HK-1 linkage group LG22, ASM292280v2, whole genome shotgun sequence genome:
- the LOC112147993 gene encoding sodium-dependent lysophosphatidylcholine symporter 1-B — MARGEGAEPYAGTFLTVKPLKDIKTVKPKEQQPQLSVWNKLCFAFGGAPYQITGSALGFFLQIYLLDVALLDPSYASIILFVGRAWDAITDPTVGFLVSRSRWTSVGRMMPWILCSTPFAVLTYFLIWYVPPFEEGKVIWFLVFYCLFQSMQTCFHVPYSALTMFISNKQEERDSATAYRMTVEVLGTVLGTAIQGQIVGGVSTCPDDNHKNSTILPTVNRTITSLDETKNAYLIASGVICIIYVLCSVVLFLGVKEQKDSVQKKSKPLTFRQGLWLIVSHRPYVQLVSAFLFTSLGFMLLEGNFALFITYALGHRRDFQNILLVIMLSGTLTIPWWQWFLTRFGKKTASFCGNLWAIPFMVLIVSLKSNLTLSYLVSVAAGVSVAASFLLPWSMLPDVVDDFKVNNPDIHGHEALFYSFYVFFIKFASGLSLGISTLSLKFAGYETGSCVQPESVSSTLKVLVSPVPIALIILGLLILRTYPIDEKRRQGNRKALQAMLESESDTTELGSIV, encoded by the exons ATGGCAAGAGGAGAGGGCGCCGAACCGTACGCCGGAACTTTCCTAACAGTCAAACCTCTTAAAGACATCAAGACGGTAAAG CCAAAGGAGCAACAACCACAGCTGTCTGTATGGAATAAACTGTGCTTTGCTTTTGGGGGAGCTCCTTATCAGATTACTGGCAGTGCGCTGGGCTTCTTCCTCCAAATCTACCTGCTTGATGTGGCACTG TTGGACCCCTCCTATGCCTCCATCATCTTGTTTGTGGGGAGGGCCTGGGATGCCATCACTGACCCGACTGTGGGGTTCTTGGTGAGCCGCAGTAGATGGACCAGCGTGGGCCGCATGATGCCCTG GATCCTCTGCTCCACTCCGTTCGCAGTGCTGACGTACTTCCTGATTTGGTATGTGCCTCCTTTTGAAGAAGGGAAGGTCATCTGGTTTCTGGTATTTTACTGCCTCTTCCAGTCTATGCAAACG TGCTTCCATGTGCCATATTCTGCCCTCACCATGTTTATCAGCAACAAACAGGAGGAGCGGGACTCCGCCACTGCATATC gtATGACGGTGGAGGTGCTGGGTACTGTGTTGGGCACTGCCATCCAAGGACAGATTGTTGGTGGTGTCTCGACGTGTCCCGATGATAATCACAAGAACAGTACAATCCTGCCCACTGTCAACAGAACTATAACCTCACTTGATGAAACG AAAAACGCGTACTTGATAGCTTCAGGAGTCATCTGCATCATCTACGTCCTGTGCTCTGTGGTCCTGTTTTTGGGTGTGAAGGAGCAGAAAG ACAGCGTCCAGAAAAAGTCGAAGCCGCTCACCTTTCGGCAGGGCTTGTGGTTAATCGTCAGCCACAGACCGTACGTCCAACTGGTCTCTGCCTTCCTCTTCACATCTCTGGGCTTCATG CTACTTGAAGGGAACTTTGCTCTGTTCATCACATATGCTCTCGGCCACAGGAGAGACTTCCAGAATATTCTGCTGGTGATTATG CTCTCCGGGACTCTAACCATCCCGTGGTGGCAGTGGTTTCTGACTCGGTTTGGGAAGAAGACGGCATCTTTCTGCGGTAACTTG TGGGCCATTCCCTTCATGGTCCTAATCGTTTCTCTCAAGAGCAACCTCACCTTGTCGTATTTGGTATCTGTGGCGGCTGGCGTGAGCGTGGCAGCGTCTTTCCTCCTGCCCTG GTCGATGCTTCCAGATGTGGTGGATGACTTCAAAGTCAACAATCCAGACATTCACGGCCATGAAGCTCTCTTCTACTCTTTCTATGTGTTCTTCATCAAGTTTGCCTCTGGCTTATCTCTGGGTATTTCTACTCTCAGTCTAAA atttgctgGATACGAGACCGGAAGCTGCGTGCAGCCTGAATCGGTCAGTTCAACTCTGAAAGTGCTGGTCTCCCCAGTTCCCATTGCTCTCATCATTTTGGGGTTGTTGATATTACGGACGTACCCCATCGACGAGAAAAGGAGGCAAGGCAACCGCAAAGCACTGCAGGCGATGCT AGAATCTGAGTCCGACACTACAGAACTTGGCAGCATTGTGTAG
- the LOC112146137 gene encoding uncharacterized protein KIAA1522 homolog, which yields MSNRDSLGFGDLLPQDVVNIFAQDKNGKRGRKKRTRSLGRAFGWLKRKKSRKLTANGQGPGLGPPLDLALDGLSTGQQGGNKGGHKSTRQPHPQGNSHGVSKRENEDQKLAPPPFQENVFVEASRPKYLEDLHSEALEGLKMMQQEESSKGVEYQDNESTISTVTAQTDGESTGFVTDSTIPDSSSVVSAQSSVSARSSRSGLMRQGSTFTPLNSGKKLEKGKRRRRQRRTVVGIPHHVQRELGLDRTGWALNPPLQEEHLYNGETDNSVASDDQQNLESTDEAAPSVTSVKNLQPLSKDNVEQLGATHAGHRDDLALLHHLDSALTRGQRPQSLAVPWMTTASSNQKLSPGAVMSMSPQAAYMSKIIPNAVLPPSIEVVEISRGRSRSSVRTVSKSSLVVSSPSSSRPSSRASSSRSTLSNITSASRCIIPSVSDSSCWSNSESSETLVSDTSTIFSASTTRHNKSPDGDSSAREDKVGPTSSNYTHNGKIVLKGGEKNGQFGRSMSIKKPKRAPPPPSRSYSLHNKMKRRSRDLMEPQFGFAGRPSVQSEENNNTIGLSSIPSKSGDSPGYHGDTSSLDDSSASVAFPFIKPNPQEPKTEEVKVETEKENVSCEKQENKLNKTLPPPNGSSKQEPKPSKKVQSSPTKHKKSIFAKFQMLFPGSHSPPVPEAELGVPEKPEPTEKLMPVPLDTVSTHPSVRTLRDLFNIPPPPKVHAPPPPPPEVWAHSKRTFELIFGPPAPIDPSAIIKRNPKDRRQQRQLSSASTEGSTKGSVVETKHKNPAGNLEAANKRSLPESGRTECDDKKNNEEQNESLKEKDEKVRVGNVLNGMLVKGIERRQKTEENQNVLIEATDGKSNVSALLSISSSSPPPEPRLPHQLCSGRTTDTTSGQVASPESFWPPPPPPLSQVGISGSDEIDLPLPPPPLFGEEGLSLPSLPEVKPADVDVITTKPKNFYPSKEVILPPLEIPPPPSYTAPPPPSYTAPPPPTAAVSSQQEEIPAPKSQTPPSKAEEDSLPPVVEVFHPLPDTVAPQSLDDAAPSSQEDAFQTITQASPESKLTPPQSVPPPPALLSQQQEDIPSDSSNSIPPQIIPPPLDPPAQAFSETTDNSTSDEPPPSPPSGFRNSPIPKDVEEPAPSPPKGIPLPPPLPENGLVSHKLQSSPVSLEDQSQKQTAALHEEPSSHITPSLLNSVKLRSVNNSPEPPEAHQQTSDSLKEASPVITQTVLQTVKLRSVNNSPEPPEAKEQPETEVKLNQEQPDDQAPTSSASAEPPQKPIRRSLILGSSPSLPVVAASQPTPPTSQPAPATAAPSSTTVSIAKPSPPVTASRSMNLQEAIRMRTAARSKENPSSNLNLSPTSPSNLRKSPTSMANFIFSKTSKKVEDKTVPKNQEISLVTKTTSEEVPVKKEAKVPPPVAKKPRTESKGAEMSEDAEPTAGQEANKEGVKDPEE from the exons AGAGCAGTAAAGGAGTGGAGTACCAAGACAATGAAAGCACAATT TCAACAGTGACGGCTCAAACAGATGGAGAAAGTACAGGCTTTGTGACGGACAGCACAATTCCGGACTCGTCTTCTGTGGTTTCGGCTCAGTCCTCGGTGTCAGCCAGATCTTCTCGCTCTGGACTCATGAGACAAG GATCAACATTTACACCTTTGAATTCTgggaaaaagctggaaaaaggCAAGAGGAGAAGAAGACAAAGGAGAACTGTTGTGGGGATCCCACACCATGTTCAGAGAGAACTGG GCTTGGACAGAACTGGTTGGGCGCTGAATCCGCCTTTACAAGAGGAGCATCTTTACAATGGAGAGACTGATAACAGCGTCGCCTCTGACGACCAGCAAAACCTTGAATCAACAGACGAAGCTGCTCCCAGCGTTACATCTGTGAAAAACCTTCAGCCTCTCAGCAAAGACAATGTTGAGCAGCTCGGTGCCACCCATGCTGGTCATAGGGACGACCTGGCGCTGCTGCATCACTTGGATTCGGCTTTAACCCGCGGACAGAGGCCTCAGTCCTTGGCGGTGCCCTGGATGACCACTGCCTCCAGCAACCAGAAGCTTTCCCCCGGCGCCGTCATGTCCATGTCACCCCAGGCTGCATACATGTCCAAAATTATCCCCAACGCGGTGTTGCCACCGTCCATCGAAGTGGTGGAAATCAGTCGTGGGCGGAGCCGCAGCAGCGTGCGCACAGTCAGCAAAAGCAGCCTGGTGGTGTCCAGCCCATCTTCCTCCCGCCCTTCCTCTAGAGCCTCCTCTTCTAGATCGACTTTATCCAACATCACCTCTGCTTCCCGCTGCATTATCCCTTCTGTGTCCGACAGCTCCTGCTGGAGCAACTCCGAATCTTCAGAGACTTTGGTATCGGACACCTCCACCATCTTCAGCGCCAGTACCACCAGGCACAACAAATCTCCGGATGGAGACTCTTCTGCTAGGGAGGACAAAGTTGGCCCCACTTCATCCAACTACACCCACAACGGTAAGATAGTCCTTAAAGGAGGTGAGAAAAATGGACAGTTTGGACGAAGTATGTcaattaaaaaaccaaaaagggcTCCGCCTCCACCAAGCCGCTCTTACTCCCTCCACAACAAAATGAAGCGTCGTTCAAGAGATCTAATGGAACCTCAGTTCGGCTTTGCTGGAAGACCTTCAGTCCAGAGTGAGGAAAACAATAATACAATTGGCTTATCCTCAATCCCATCCAAGAGTGGGGACAGCCCTGGCTACCACGGAGACACAAGTTCTCTAGATGACTCTTCCGCCTCTGTGGCGTTCCCGTTTATCAAGCCTAATCCACAAGAACCAAAGACAGAGGAGGTCAAAGTAGAAAcggaaaaggaaaatgtttcgTGCGAGAAGCAGGAGAATAAGCTCAACAAAACCCTTCCCCCACCCAATGGCTCCTCCAAGCAGGAGCCAAAACCCTCTAAGAAGGTCCAAAGCTCACCtacaaaacacaagaaaagcaTCTTTGCCAAGTTTCAAATGTTATTTCCGGGTTCCCATTCTCCACCTGTCCCCGAAGCAGAGCTGGGGGTTCCAGAAAAACCAGAACCCACGGAGAAACTGATGCCTGTGCCATTAGACACAGTCAGCACCCACCCCTCTGTACGGACCCTAAGGGACCTTTTCAACATCCCACCCCCACCTAAGGTCCATgcccctccacctcctcctccggAAGTATGGGCTCACAGCAAGCGGACGTTCGAGTTGATCTTTGGACCCCCGGCCCCCATCGACCCCTCTGCCATCATTAAAAGGAATCCGAAAGACAGACGACAACAGAGGCAGTTGTCCTCTGCTTCTACAGAGGGCTCCACCAAAGGCTCGGTGGTAGAAACCAAACACAAGAATCCAGCGGGAAATCTGGAGGCTGCAAACAAACGGTCACTTCCTGAAAGTGGGAGAACAGAGTGTGATGACAAAAAGAACAATGAAGAGCAGAATGAAagtctaaaagaaaaagatgagaaagTGAGAGTAGGGAATGTGTTGAATGGGATGTTAGTGAAAGGTATAGAGAGACGtcagaaaacagaagagaatCAGAACGTGTTAATAGAAGCTACAGATGGAAAGTCCAATGTGAGTGCGTTGCTAAGCATTTCTTCCTCGTCACCTCCACCTGAACCCCGCCTCCCTCATCAACTCTGCTCTGGACGGACCACGGACACTACGTCAGGGCAAGTTGCGTCTCCAGAGTCATTCTGGCCACCTCCTCCCCCACCACTGAGTCAAGTAGGCATCAGCGGATCTGATGAGATAGACCTCCCGCTTCCGCCTCCACCGCTGTTCGGTGAGGAGGGGCTGTCTTTGCCTTCGCTGCCAGAGGTGAAACCTGCAGACGTCGATGTGATCACGACTAAACCAAAGAATTTCTATCCCTCTAAGGAGGTGATTCTTCCACCTCTAGAAatccctcctcctccatcctaCACAGCGCCGCCTCCTCCATCCTACACAGCACCTCCTCCGCCAACTGCAGCAGTTTCTTCTCAGCAGGAGGAGATTCCTGCACCAAAGTCCCAAACTCCTCCAAGTAAAGCTGAAGAGGACTCCCTCCCTCCAGTTGTAGAAGTCTTCCATCCCCTTCCAGATACAGTTGCTCCACAAAGCCTTGATGATGCTGCTCCATCTTCTCAAGAAGACGCTTTTCAAACTATAACCCAGGCATCTCCAGAGAGCAAGCTCACCCCGCCACAGAGtgttcctcctccaccagcttTGCTTTCACAGCAGCAAGAGGACATCCCATCAGATTCGTCCAACAGTATTCCTCCCCAGATCATCCCACCTCCTTTAGATCCTCCTGCTCAAGCGTTTTCAGAAACAACTGATAACTCCACATCCGATGAACCCCCTCCTTCACCTCCATCTGGGTTTAGAAACTCCCCCATACCAAAAGATGTCGAGGAACCTGCTCCTTCTCCACCCAAAGGCATTCCTTTACCTCCACCTTTACCAGAGAATGGTCTTGTGAGCCACAAGCTGCAGTCCAGTCCTGTTAGTCTAGAGGATCAAAGTCAAAAGCAGACGGCTGCTCTGCATGAGGAACCCTCCTCGCATATCACCCCCTCCCTCCTGAATTCAGTGAAGCTGCGCTCCGTGAACAACAGTCCTGAACCTCCTGAAGCTCACCAGCAGACTTCAGATTCACTCAAGGAAGCCAGTCCCGTCATCACCCAGACTGTACTGCAGACGGTGAAGCTTCGGTCAGTCAACAACAGCCCTGAACCCCCCGAAGCCAAAGAGCAACCAGAAACGGAGGTCAAACTGAACCAAGAGCAACCCGACGACCAGGCCCCGACCTCTTCTGCTTCTGCTGAACCTCCTCAGAAACCCATCAGAAGATCTCTGATTCTGGGATCATCTCCTTCTCTACCTGTCGTTGCTGCTTCACAACCAACCCCACCCACATCCCAGCCTGCTCCTGCTACTGCAGCTCCTTCATCCACAACTGTCTCCATAGCAAAGCCTTCTCCCCCTGTCACCGCATCTCGCTCTATGAACCTTCAAGAGGCCATCCGCATGAGGACGGCAGCCAGATCCAAAGAGAACCCTTCGTCTAATCTCAACTTGAGCCCAACTTCACCTTCAAACCTTCGCAAGTCCCCAACGAGCATGGCCAACTTCATCTTCTCTAAAACCAGCAAGAAGGTTGAGGACAAGACGGTACCGAAGAACCAGGAGATTTCCTTGGTGACAAAGACGACCAGCGAAGAAGTACCAGTAAAGAAGGAAGCGAAGGTGCCGCCACCGGTTGCAAAGAAGCCGAGAACCGAAAGCAAAGGGGCCGAGATGAGTGAAGACGCGGAGCCGACTGCAGGACAGGAAGCGAATAAAGAAGGTGTCAAAG ATCCAGAGGAGTAA
- the si:ch211-67f13.7 gene encoding zona pellucida sperm-binding protein 3, with amino-acid sequence MKTKWKLFMLFICVLSKGAVKCFVESRAVPFSAGEELLELREKPSRKDRAGAHRSSLLSSGKTYHSKTLVTPLSMRPVQPGAGIQADAAKGPDVSVTCFPSDFVVRVNPAFYGLGADAQELTLGSSCKSNGVLKPQGDLLFKYSLTACDGVRELSHGYLIYKNVLHYEPSSKRFPSRAQQLSINIECHYRRDHSVHQLAVQPTWQTVLVRKNLKGRQMDFQLKLMEDSWKMPAKTQAYLLGQTVNLQVSAPHLLSGEKVYINSCYVTPTGSKSSLKYTIIDNYGCMLDSKQDPGASQFISRTDDTLRFSLKAFQFTADPDTEVSIHCKLLVTSEEPGPMYKSCTYKSHRWMALTGEDSLCECCESKCVTSKSRRALKEGSASSRPLLVSDQPHAADEGFIPAGPSASSWRRGDKENHYSNLYNHGNFWEKTNAGKYGKAAAEPKLVKFDYMKVLEEEMGQPEETNLADLKEDGSGDQEEDFQKIEEEVELESNEDEPSLNHQGSEGSNPTGKIEELITTEESSKEMLVTFEEKELHGCGSNKTMRTSDLPLNEDSLADEKTWYFTWR; translated from the exons ATGAAAACAAAGTGGAAACtctttatgttgtttatttgcGTTCTATCAAAGGGGGCCGTCAAATGTTTTGTTGAGTCCCGCGCGGTTCCGTTCAGCGCGGGAGAAGAACTTTTGGAGTTGCGTGAAAAGCCATCCAGGAAGGACAGAGCTGGGGCGCACAGATCGTCTCTTCTCAGTTCGGGGAAGACCTATCACTCCAAGACTTTAGTGACGCCGTTGTCCATGCGTCCAGTGCAGCCCGGGGCAGGGATCCAGGCCGACGCCGCCAAAGGCCCGGACGTCTCTGTCACCTGCTTCCCGTCTGACTTTGTGGTGCGGGTGAACCCAGCTTTCTACGGGTTGGGCGCAGACGCGCAGGAGCTGACGCTTGGCAGCAGCTGCAAGAGCAACGGGGTGCTGAAACCTCAGGGAGATCTGCTCTTCAAATATTCCTTGACTGCATGTGATGGAGTGCGTGAG CTGTCTCATGGATATCTCATCTACAAAAACGTGCTCCATTATGAACCCTCATCCAAACGGTTTCCAAGCAGGGCCCAACAGCTGAGCATCAACATTGAATGCCATTATCGAAG GGACCACTCTGTGCATCAGCTTGCAGTGCAGCCCACTTGGCAAACTGTATTGGTGCGCAAGAACCTGAAAGGACGTCAAATGGATTTTCAGCTCAAGCTAATGGAAG ATTCCTGGAAAATGCCAGCCAAGACGCAGGCGTATCTACTGGGACAAACAGTAAACCTCCAAGTCTCTGCTCCCCACCTTCTCTCTGGAGAGAAAGTGTACATCAATAGCTGCTATGTCACACCGACCGGGTCGAAATCATCCCTCAAATACACCATCATCGATAACTATGG TTGCATGCTGGACAGTAAACAGGACCCCGGAGCCTCACAGTTCATTTCAAGGACAGACGACACCTTAAGGTTCTCTCTGAAGGCTTTCCAGTTCACAGCTGATCCAGACACTGAG GTCAGCATCCACTGCAAATTATTGGTCACATCAGAGGAACCAGGACCGATGTATAAATCCTGTACCTACAAAAGCCACAG ATGGATGGCTCTCACTGGTGAGGACTCTCTCTGTGAATGCTGTGAGTCAAAGTGTGTAACCTCCAAGTCCAGAAGGGCTTTGAAGGAAG gTTCGGCAAGTAGCAGGCCACTCCTAGTTTCTGATCAGCCACATGCAGCAGATGAAGGCTTTATACCTGCTGGTCCTTCTGCAAGCAGCTGGAGAAGAGGAGACAAGGAAAACCATTACTCTAACCTTTACAACCATGGGAATTTCtgggaaaaaacaaatgcaggaAAGTATGGCAAAGCAGCTGCAGAACCTAAACTTGTCAAGTTTGATTACATGAAGGTTTTGGAGGAGGAGATGGGTCAACCAGAGGAGACAAATCTCGCTGACTTGAAAGAGGATGGGTCAGGGGACCAGGAGGAAGACTTCCAAAAGATTGAAGAGGAAGTCGAGCTGGAGAGTAATGAAGATGAACCCAGCTTGAACCATCAGGGGAGTGAAGGGTCCAATCCCACAGGGAAGATTGAGGAACTGATAACAACAGAGGAAAGCTCAAAGGAGATGCTTGTTACCTTTGAAGAGAAGGAGCTGCATGGGTGTGGAAGCAACAAGACCATGAGGACTTCTGACCTTCCATTGAATGAAGACAGTCTAGCAGATGAAAAGACGTGGTATTTCACATGGAGATAG